A window of Kocuria sp. TGY1127_2 genomic DNA:
CCGCATGGTCGAAGAAAGTGTAGGAAATGCCCTTGCCCTTGGCCATGGAGGCGAGGACCAGATTCAGGCCTTGGCGGGCTGCGCCGACAAGTGGACCGGCCAGAACTAGCGCAAGCACCGAGGCGAAAGAAGTGCGGTACAAGGCCTCGTCTTTGTACTCCGTAGCCGTTTCGCCTTTCAGTGCCTCACTTACCGAGAGTACTCGATGGTCCGGGACGAATACATCCTCCGCGATCAGGGTGTTGCTGCCTGTTCCGGACATTCCTGCCACGAACCAAGTATCCTTATAGCCCAACTCGCCTATCGGAACGATAGCGACCCCCTGATCGACCTGCGCGCCCGTTTCATCGACCATTGGTATACCGAGAAGCGTCCAATCCGCGTGCTGACTACCCGAGGCGAAGCCCCAGTTGCCGTTGATGACGTAACCGCCGTCTACACGCTTGCTGGTGCCGTTGGGCGCAAGTACGCCGCACACCTTGGCATCGGGGTTCTCTCCCCAGATCTCGTCCTGCGCTTGCTGCGAATACCGTCCCCCTACCCAGCAACAAACATTGATCAAAGTGGTGACCCAAGCGGTGGAAGTATCCGCCTCTGCGATCAACGCATTGATGTCTACGAAGTTGCGAATGGACAGTTCGAGCCCGCCGTAGCGTCTAGGGATCGTGAGCTTGAATGCTTCGGCTTCATCCAGAGCGTCAATTACTGGCTGAGCAATGCGGCGGTTCTCCTCACTCTCCCGGGCGTGCTCGCTGATCACACCCTGGATGTCTATCACGCGTTTCTTGAGCTCTTCGACACCGGCCAAGTTCGTGGTGTCGGGTGTCCGGGTTGTGGTCGTCATTGCGATCGCTTCCTCTCATCATCGAGACCGCGTCCAGTGATCTGGAACACGTTTTCATTCAGTGTGGCAACCGGGATCACAGCTGTCTTGTGCTCTCGGCACAGACTTTCCTCCTCCTTTGTGCTCCTGGTTTTCCAGAATGAGATTTGGGCGAGCCGCACGAGAAAAGTGGGATTTCTGGGCCCGCAGCCCTGGGGTGGAGGGTTGGGCCGGCGTTGAATGGTAACCAGCAATACCCCGAAGGAATCTGCGCTGGGCGAAGGGCCCGGCGTCTCAGGCAGGAGGAACTCATCATGACGACCGCACGGGTAACGCCATTGACCGGACCGGACGCGGCGACCAGGTTCCGACGGGCCGCAGGCCACCTCCCCACCGGAGCATCCGTGGTTACGGCACTCGATCGGCACGACCCCTTTGGCATGACAGTGGGTTCGCTGACCTGCGCCTCTTATGATCCACCGATGATCATCTTTTTTGCCCAGCGGGGCTCTAGAACTGCTAGCGTAATCGAAGCTTCCGGATGGTTCGGCGTTAACGTGCTCGGGAGAGGAGCCGAGGCTCAGTGCTATCGGTTCGCTTCCTCAGCTCCGGATCGCTTCGACGACATCGAGCTCTGCGAGTCGCTCTCCGGCATGCCGCGTTTGAGAAGGGCAGTGCTCTGGATGGACTGCCGGCTCGATAGTGTTGTAACCGCGGGCGACCACCTGGGCTTCTTGGGCAGGGTCCAGGACTATGATACGACGTCTTGCCGCGAACAGCCCCTTGTCTATTGCAAGAGCAGAATCGCTCCGCTCAACGCCGGATCGGGCCGTCACCTACCGACAGAATCATTAACCTGGTGGGGAGAACTCTGAAGGTCTCAACTGCTGAGTCGCGCGAGGATTTCCAGGGCGGCCTGTAGCTGAAAGCGGCGAACGGACACATCTCGGCCCAGAAGCTCTTCGGCTTTGTGGACGCGGTAAGTCACGGTATTTCGGGATACCGATAGCCTCTCCGATGCGGTTTGCGGGCTTCCGCACGTTTCCAGATAGACGGCCAGAGTTTTCCGCAGATCTGCTACCGTTGCTTGCTCGGTGGATAGCCTGCCGAGCTCACTAACAGCGAATCTCCTGGCGCGAACGCGATTCTCCAGGAGTAGTCCGGCAGTATCGACGTCAGAGTGCTCGATCACGTGACCGGGCGTCGACGTTGTGGAAGCTAGAGCAAAAGCCGCTTCGGCGTCGTCGTGGGAGGTGCGGAATCCCTGGATGCCCATGCCAGCCGAGCCGATGCAGATCCGTAGATCGGAAGGAAGGCGCAAAGCTCGGAGGCGCCCAGCTAGTTCAGTAGTGGTGCACCCGCCTGAGGTCCAGGCCCAGGCCACGCCCAGGTGTGCGGGGATCACTAGACTTTGTCCGACGCCTACATCACTCAAGGCCCTCCTGAGGGCTTTGACGGCACTGCCATCTTCCGCGTCCATGTTCCGCTCGGTGCTCCACGCAACCAGACCCACATGTGTTCGCTTCAGGTCGTAGCGGAGGATTCGGGCCGCGGCCAACTCGTCGATGCTGTGGCCTTGGACGATGGATTCGATCGTTCGAATTTGTCTGGCAGTTTGGCTCTGGGCCCACTGTGCCTCTTGCTGGTGATATTCCTGTTCCATGCGCAGGGCGAAGTCATCGAAAAGCTCGAACATGCGCCCTGAGATGAAGCGCATTTGCTGACGGGCCAAATCAGGATCACTTCGTCGTATGCATTCGTCCAGAAGGGCTTCGGTCAGTAACGAATGCCCAAATCGGATACCCCTCAGCATGTCTTCCATGGTCAGTTGCCTCTGGACGAAATCTTGGACACCACCGAGTGCGTCGTCAGTTACGAGGGTGCCGCTGGGAACTCCGGAAAATTCGAGCAGCGCTTGAAGTATGACCGATTCGTTGCCCATCCGAAGGATATCCGAGCCGTTGTCCGATCGATGGCCAGGGACCTCGCTGGCTATCGTTGCGGCCATACTCCTGCCGAGCTCGACTGCCCAGGTCACCGGACCGCTGCCCAGTGCGGCGCTCGCCTTTTTGACCCGCCAGCCGGAGCTCACAGTTGACAGCTCCCCGGCTTTGCAGGCCGGCTCCAAATCAAAGATCCAGGAGAGGTCGGGGGTGTTCACATTGCGTCCTCGGAGGTCGACTAGTCGGGGGGGGGGGGGGGCTAACGCTGCAGTTCGATGTTTACGCCACCGGGCCTGTGAAGGACTGCTGCAGCTCGCCGATTCCTTCAATACGTGAGGTCAACACTTCACCGGCTTGGAGGAAGCGCGGTGGGTTCCGTCCGTTGCCGATTCCCGCAGGCGTTCCGGTGAGGATCAAATCGCCAGGGTAGAGCGTTACGACTTGAGAGATTCCCTCGATTAACTGCGCGACGCTAAAGATCAGATCCCGTGTGTTGCCGGCCTGCATCGTTTCCCCATCGATCTCGCAGGAGAGGCTGATCGCATCTCGGTCGGGGAACTCATCAGGGGTGACCACGTACGGGCCTACAGGTAGGAAGCCCGGGAAGGACTTGCCGAAACCGAACTGCGGAGCCGGGCCGTTAGTCTGGGTGATTCTTTCTGATAGGTCCTGGGCCGCGGTGAGGCCGGCCACATAGTCCCACGCCTGGTCCTTGGACACCAGGTGAGCTTCCTTGCCGATCACCACGGTCAGCTCGACTTCCCAGTCCGTGTTGCCATCCCTCGGTAACTCGACCGAGCTGACTGGACCGGTCATCGCAGAGACGTACTTGGTAAATATCGGCGGCAGCTTATCGGGCTCTTGGAATCCCGACTCGTTCGCGTGCTCACTGTAATTGAGGCCAATTGCGAAGATTTGGCGCGGCTCCGGCGTGGGTGATCCGAGTTCGGTGGCCTCGTAGTCCGTAGCTGTAATGGAGGAAATGTCGGTTCGGCCCGCCCAGGCGGAGAATTCGGACCAGTGGGTGTAGATATCCTGAGCGGCGGGTCCGAACTTTCCGGAACTGGCCCTTTCAACGTCGACGGCGCGCCCCTTCGAATCGATCAGCACGACACGGTTGGACAGGTTAGCGATTTTCATGAGTCTCCTTAGGTGGGATGAAAGTGGTTTACCAAGCCTCGGGCAGATGGATATCCGGGATCTCAGCGGGCAGGAACTCCTGATTGCGTGCCCTGCGGTGAATTTCCTCCATGCTTTGGCCCTCTTCATAAGCA
This region includes:
- a CDS encoding acyl-CoA dehydrogenase family protein gives rise to the protein MTTTTRTPDTTNLAGVEELKKRVIDIQGVISEHARESEENRRIAQPVIDALDEAEAFKLTIPRRYGGLELSIRNFVDINALIAEADTSTAWVTTLINVCCWVGGRYSQQAQDEIWGENPDAKVCGVLAPNGTSKRVDGGYVINGNWGFASGSQHADWTLLGIPMVDETGAQVDQGVAIVPIGELGYKDTWFVAGMSGTGSNTLIAEDVFVPDHRVLSVSEALKGETATEYKDEALYRTSFASVLALVLAGPLVGAARQGLNLVLASMAKGKGISYTFFDHAVDAGSTQIGIAEAASLIDTAELHIQRSANNLDEHARAGTQPSMLERSRVRMDTGYAAEKTREAMDKLLSIQGAGSFATANPLQRTWRDLNTASRHAIIGPGIATEIYGRALLGIKEPVSPLV
- a CDS encoding CdaR family transcriptional regulator, which gives rise to MNTPDLSWIFDLEPACKAGELSTVSSGWRVKKASAALGSGPVTWAVELGRSMAATIASEVPGHRSDNGSDILRMGNESVILQALLEFSGVPSGTLVTDDALGGVQDFVQRQLTMEDMLRGIRFGHSLLTEALLDECIRRSDPDLARQQMRFISGRMFELFDDFALRMEQEYHQQEAQWAQSQTARQIRTIESIVQGHSIDELAAARILRYDLKRTHVGLVAWSTERNMDAEDGSAVKALRRALSDVGVGQSLVIPAHLGVAWAWTSGGCTTTELAGRLRALRLPSDLRICIGSAGMGIQGFRTSHDDAEAAFALASTTSTPGHVIEHSDVDTAGLLLENRVRARRFAVSELGRLSTEQATVADLRKTLAVYLETCGSPQTASERLSVSRNTVTYRVHKAEELLGRDVSVRRFQLQAALEILARLSS
- a CDS encoding fumarylacetoacetate hydrolase family protein, coding for MKIANLSNRVVLIDSKGRAVDVERASSGKFGPAAQDIYTHWSEFSAWAGRTDISSITATDYEATELGSPTPEPRQIFAIGLNYSEHANESGFQEPDKLPPIFTKYVSAMTGPVSSVELPRDGNTDWEVELTVVIGKEAHLVSKDQAWDYVAGLTAAQDLSERITQTNGPAPQFGFGKSFPGFLPVGPYVVTPDEFPDRDAISLSCEIDGETMQAGNTRDLIFSVAQLIEGISQVVTLYPGDLILTGTPAGIGNGRNPPRFLQAGEVLTSRIEGIGELQQSFTGPVA
- a CDS encoding flavin reductase family protein, producing the protein MTTARVTPLTGPDAATRFRRAAGHLPTGASVVTALDRHDPFGMTVGSLTCASYDPPMIIFFAQRGSRTASVIEASGWFGVNVLGRGAEAQCYRFASSAPDRFDDIELCESLSGMPRLRRAVLWMDCRLDSVVTAGDHLGFLGRVQDYDTTSCREQPLVYCKSRIAPLNAGSGRHLPTESLTWWGEL